In Chaetodon trifascialis isolate fChaTrf1 chromosome 23, fChaTrf1.hap1, whole genome shotgun sequence, the following proteins share a genomic window:
- the LOC139351628 gene encoding uncharacterized protein, which translates to MGKIYQVTVHGLRGEKMMIDLCNTEEQMRSMTVLQLKEKIEQRLPVSAGGEVLRLIFTDKMLDGDSTLLSSYGIQHLSVIQMVVKVPGGLSV; encoded by the exons ATGGGCAAAATCTACCAGGTCACGGTGCATGGGCTGCGAGGGGAGAAGATGATGATCGACCTGTGCAACACAGAAGAGCAGATGAGGAGCATGAcggtgctgcagctgaaagaaaagataGAGCAGAGGCTTCCTGTGAGCGCGG gaggggAGGTTCTGCGGTTGATCTTCACAGACAAGATGCTGGACGGAGACTCCACCCTGCTGTCATCGTATGGGATCCAGCACTTGTCTGTCATCCAAATGGTGGTGAAAGTTCCTGGAGGACTGAGCGTCTGA
- the LOC139351790 gene encoding ubiquitin carboxyl-terminal hydrolase 48-like — MPRKSSVKYGLSNQGATCYLNSVLQVLFMTEDFRAAVERDKADTDCIDRHLATLFGVLKERTADTRGITGTLGINSVYEQQDAAEYFERILSLASPEASQIFRGLLTHRTTCCTCRAENETDGAFWHLPLALVDSCSEHYSVVDGVEEYFRASDFSGENQMYCEQCDAKSDATVECVMKRHPEVLMLLLKRFDFDYRYMTYVKINHTVNVPSTLQIPENQTYELYAVVDHFGDLRSGHYTAAVKDEERWYNFNDHRVTLLDDYSVDNFQR, encoded by the exons ATGCCTCGAAAGTCTTCAGTTAAGTACGGCTTGTCCAACCAGGGAGCAACATGTTACCTGAacagtgtgctgcaggtgttgtTCATGACCGAGGACTTCCGAGCAGCTGTGGAAAG GGACAAGGCTGACACGGACTGCATTGATCGTCATCTTGCAACCTTGTTTGGCGTTTTAAAAGAACGAACAGCAGACACGCGTGGAATCACAGGGACGCTCGGCATCAACAGCG TGTATGAACAGCAAGATGCTGCTGAGTACTTCGAGAGGATTTTAAGTTTGGCCAGTCCTGAGGCATCGCAG ATCTTTCGCGGGCTGCTGACACACAGGACCACATGTTGTACTTGTCGTGCAGAGAACGAGACCGATGGGGCATTTTGGCATCTTCCTCTGGCGTTGGTGGATTCCTGCAGTGAACACTACAGCGTG GTGGATGGTGTTGAGGAGTATTTCAGAGCTTCAGATTTCAGTGGAGAAAACCAGATGTACTGTGAACAGTGTGATGCCAAATCTGACGCTACTGTT GAATGTGTAATGAAGCGCCATCCAGAGgttttgatgctgctgttgaagAGGTTTGACTTTGACTACCGTTACATGACATATGTCAAAATCAACCACACTGTTAATGTCCCCAGCACCCTGCAGATACCCGAG AATCAGACATATGAACTGTACGCAGTTGTGGATCATTTTGGAGATCTTAGAAGCGGACATTACACTGCGGCAGTCAAGGACGAGGAGAGATGGTATAACTTCAACGATCACAGGGTCACACTG CTTGATGACTACTCGGTGGACAACTTTCAAAGGTAA
- the LOC139351537 gene encoding probable E3 ubiquitin-protein ligase RNF144A-A, translating into MTSQTQNEKRYDPRDTTLKFVNRPDDLDAFPPEEGDLCLRAEMSCGHAVTPESLTAWCRSLLDQGQHKFKCPAFRDGTNCNAVWSYQEVRRLAVLTAGEMQYFEESIARLAAAEYCEFQTCPGCKTYVEREDLTNLNVHCTICEADKKKAYEFCWQCLKPWKGKAPRSDRCDNDGCVNRDLELLKNCKMTDLPQVQGVPACPSIRACPTCGNKVEHDKTGCKNIICPRCQIEFCFVCLKLTPECLETSSYFIPCSDGVAPRQTSIPVWHRN; encoded by the exons ATGACTTCTCAGACTCAGAACGAGAAAAGATACGATCCCAGAGACACGACCCTCAAGTTCGTCAACAGGCCGGATGATCTGGATGCATTTC CTCCGGAGGAAGGAGACCTGTGTCTCCGGGCGGAGATGTCCTGCGGTCACGCCGTCACCCCTGAGTCTCTGACCGCTTGGTGTCGCAGCCTGCTGGATCAG GGCCAGCACAAGTTTAAGTGCCCGGCTTTTCGGGACGGCACCAACTGTAATGCAGTGTGGTCTTATCAAGAGGTGCGCAGGCTGGCAGTGCTGACCGCCGGAGAGATGCAGTACTTCGAAGAGAGCATCGCCCGTCTGGCTGCCGCAGAATACTGCGAATTCCAAACA TGTCCTGGTTGCAAAACCTACGTGGAGAGAGAGGACCTGACCAACCTCAACGTGCACTGCACAATCTGCGAAGCAGACAAGAAGAAGGCTTACGAGTTCTGCTGGCAGTGTCTGAAGCCGTGGAAAGGTAAAGCTCCACGCTCGGACCGCTGCGACAATGACGGCTGCGTCAACCGTGACCTGGAGCTCCTCAAGAACTGCAAGATGACTGACCTCCCTCAGGTGCAGGGGGTCCCCGCCTGTCCCTCCATCCGAGCCTGTCCCACCTGTGGAAACAAGGTGGAGCACGACAAAACGGGCTGTAAGAACATCATCTGTCCCCGCTGTCAGATCGAGTTCTGCTTCGTGTGCCTGAAGCTCACTCCTGAGTGCCTGGAGACGAGCTCTTACTTCATCCCCTGTAGCGACGGTGTTGCTCCCAGACAAACCTCCATACCAGTGTGGCACAGAAACTAA